From Rhodothermales bacterium:
CGATCCAGGGGACAAAGGAGGTCGGCTGGCCGATCGTGGCGTCGACCGCGACCACGGTGTTGTCTTTTCTGCCGATCGTGTTCATGGAGAGTGATAGCGGCCAGTACATTCGCAGCATGCCGGTGACCGTGATTTATGCGTTGCTTGCATCGCTATTGATCTCGCTTACCCTGACGCCCTTTCTGGCGAGCCGCTACTTGAAGGTGGGCGACGGAACGGCGCGGCGCACGCCCTGGCTGCAGCGGGGGCTGGATCGATTGGTCGCCGGCCCCTATGCCCGTACGCTCACCGGCGCACTACGCCGGCCCGCGCTGGTGCTGATCGCGGCCTTTGCGACGTTCGCCGGCAGCCTGGCGCTGTTCCCGCTCGTCGGCGTCTCACTTTTCCCGAAAGCCGAGAAGCCCCAGTTTATCGTCAATGTCGAGACATCGGAAGGCGCTAACCTCGACTACACCGACGCCGTCACGCGGCAGGTCGAGGCCGTACTGGCCGGCCGCGACGAGGTGGCGGGATACGCCGCGAACATCGGGCGAGACAATCCCCGGTTTTATTACAACGTCATCCCCCGCGGCGAAAAGAGCAATATCGCGCAGATCATGGTCGAGGCGTCGGACATCGGCGTCATGCGCACGCTGATCCGTGAGCTGAAGACGGCGTTCGCGGCTATACCGGGCGCCGACATCGATATTCTCGAACTCGAAAACGGCCCCCCCGTGGAGGCGCCGATCGCTATCAAGGTCATCGGCGACGAGATCGATCAACTGGAGCGATTGGCCAGCGAGGTGGAGGGCATCATGCAGGGCACCGACGGCACCGACAACATCGACAACCCGATGCGGGACCCTAAGACCGACCTCCACGTCCGCATCAACCGGGACAAGGCCGGCCTGCTCGGTGTGCCGCTGGTGGAGATCGACCGAACGGTGCGCGCCGGCCTCGCCGGCCTGCCGGTGGCGACGTATCGGGACGCCGGCGGGGAGGACCACGCCATCGTCGTCCGTCTGCCGCTGGAAGGTCAGCCTACCATGGCCGACTTTGACCGGATCAACGTGAGTTCGTTCACCGGCGCCAGCATCCCGCTCCGCCAGGTGGCCGACGTGGAGTTGGAATCGGCCGCGACCCGCATAGACCATTACAACCTGGAGCGCAACGTCACCGTGACTTCGTTCGTGGAGGAGGGATATTCCGAGTTCGAGGTGACGGACCGGGTCATCGAGCAGTTGCAGGCGTATCCGTGGCCGGCGGGTTACCGGTATTTCGTGGCCGGCAAACTCGAATCCCAGCAGGAGAGCTTCTCGGGTCTGACATCCGCCCTCGTCGTCGCGCTCCTCGGGATTCTGGGCGTGCTCGTCCTCCAGTTCCGCTCGTTCGGCCAGCCGCTGATCGTGATCACGGCCGTGCCCCTGGCGATCGTCGGCGCGGTGCCGGCGCTGCTCATCACCGGCTACACGTTCAGTTTCTCCGCCTTCATCGGGCTGACGAGCCTCGTCGGGATCGTCGTCAACAACTCCATCATCCTGGTTGATTATGCTAACCAACTCGTAAAACAGGGGCGGACCGTCGAACAGGCCGTCCGGGAGGCGGGCGCCACGCGCTTCAGTCCAATTGTGCTCACCACCCTGACCACCGTCGGCGGCCTGCTGCCGCTGACCCTCACGAACTCGACCATGTGGAGCCCGATGGGGTGGGTGATCATCGGCGGACTGCTCGCGTCGACGGTGCTGACGCTGGTCGTGGTGCCGGTGCTGTACAAGCTGCTGACGCGGGGGTGAGGCGAACTCATGACAGCCAAGCGTGGCGTGCCTCCTCTTACCTCCCCAGTAATACATCGACGTCTATCGGTCCGAGGAGCGGCAGACGTTCGGGTTGTATCGTGGACCGTCGGTCGAGCACGGTCTCGTAGCGGTAGGTTCCGTGGGCGGGGTCGCGGAAGACATGTACGCGATCGTCTTCCAGGGCAATGACCCACACTTCGGGGATGCCTGCGTTGGCGTAGATCGGGACTTTTGTCCGAAGATCTTTCTTGAGGGAGGATTCAGCTATTTCGAGCACCAGGTGCACCTTTGCGGCATCCGGATGGGCATCACCATAGTCATGTTCGATTCGGACGAGAGCAAGATCTGGCTCTGGCTCGGAGAGATCATCAAGCCGAATGGGGCATTGAATTCTGACAGATGCCAACCCCAGCGCGCGAACCACGAAATATTCCGCTAGCTTCGATACGCGGTCCGCATGCCGTGCGCCTATCGGGGACATGGCGACCACCTGACCGTCAAGCAATTCGACGCGTTCGTCTGGACCGAGGATGCCGGCTTCAGCCATCGCGTAGTACTCGCGAACGGTAAAGCGGCGCAGGGCGATGGGGTCGGCCGGCATGGGCGGGACGGGTAGATGGTGAAACGGGTAGGGCATGATGTACGCATGGGAGCAGGTCTCGTTCTGGGAGGACTATACTTCTTATAGACGTGGACGCGCTGCCCTGCGTACCCTCGGTGTCGTGTTGGATGGCATCTTTTCAGGTTGTATCCTGAACGGTTCGACGAATTCTCAGGCAAGAGATCCCACATCCCCATGTTGTTAAAATCCATTGGTTTGAGTCTCGCGGGCTTGT
This genomic window contains:
- a CDS encoding efflux RND transporter permease subunit: MKLPSLAIQNYPFTIVMMVLLTLLGVVSFMTMPRAEDPAIQTPGTSIIVVFPGASPADLESLIVDPIEEALNELEDIRRMASTTKDGVATVVAEFYSNVEPDDAYDKVTLAVNGVRGDFPPGVLSVETFRFSTADVSILQVALVSEAAGYRVLQEQAEELEKQLERVAGVMRAETWAYPESEVRVGLDLDKMREIGLPLDRVVQSIQANAQNIPGGSVDLGQRRYNIQTSGDYGSLDDIRNTIVHSMGDRIVYLKDIAAVDMGFEDDTYRARYNGERAVFVTVVQREGTNIFTVMEGLNARLAEFERALPEGVRMETAFDQSISVHERVNSFFGNLLQGVLLVGVVILLALGARASAIVVLAIPVSVMIAIGWVDMSGYGIQQMSIVGLVVALGLLVDNAIVVVENITRFRKMGHSGYEAAIQGTKEVGWPIVASTATTVLSFLPIVFMESDSGQYIRSMPVTVIYALLASLLISLTLTPFLASRYLKVGDGTARRTPWLQRGLDRLVAGPYARTLTGALRRPALVLIAAFATFAGSLALFPLVGVSLFPKAEKPQFIVNVETSEGANLDYTDAVTRQVEAVLAGRDEVAGYAANIGRDNPRFYYNVIPRGEKSNIAQIMVEASDIGVMRTLIRELKTAFAAIPGADIDILELENGPPVEAPIAIKVIGDEIDQLERLASEVEGIMQGTDGTDNIDNPMRDPKTDLHVRINRDKAGLLGVPLVEIDRTVRAGLAGLPVATYRDAGGEDHAIVVRLPLEGQPTMADFDRINVSSFTGASIPLRQVADVELESAATRIDHYNLERNVTVTSFVEEGYSEFEVTDRVIEQLQAYPWPAGYRYFVAGKLESQQESFSGLTSALVVALLGILGVLVLQFRSFGQPLIVITAVPLAIVGAVPALLITGYTFSFSAFIGLTSLVGIVVNNSIILVDYANQLVKQGRTVEQAVREAGATRFSPIVLTTLTTVGGLLPLTLTNSTMWSPMGWVIIGGLLASTVLTLVVVPVLYKLLTRG
- a CDS encoding Uma2 family endonuclease, with amino-acid sequence MPYPFHHLPVPPMPADPIALRRFTVREYYAMAEAGILGPDERVELLDGQVVAMSPIGARHADRVSKLAEYFVVRALGLASVRIQCPIRLDDLSEPEPDLALVRIEHDYGDAHPDAAKVHLVLEIAESSLKKDLRTKVPIYANAGIPEVWVIALEDDRVHVFRDPAHGTYRYETVLDRRSTIQPERLPLLGPIDVDVLLGR